One segment of Dolichospermum sp. DET69 DNA contains the following:
- the gloA gene encoding lactoylglutathione lyase, with amino-acid sequence MRLLHTMLRVGNLEESLKFYCEVLEMKLLRRKDYPSGEFTLAFVGYGEESDHSVLELTHNWGVEKYDLGNAYGHIALGVDDIYATCETIKQLGGKVVREPGPMKHGSTVIAFVEDPDGYKVELIQLKTPE; translated from the coding sequence ATGCGATTACTACACACCATGCTACGGGTAGGTAACTTAGAAGAGTCTTTGAAATTTTACTGTGAAGTTCTGGAAATGAAGTTACTCCGACGGAAAGACTATCCCAGTGGAGAATTTACCCTGGCTTTTGTCGGTTATGGAGAAGAAAGTGATCACTCAGTTTTAGAACTCACCCACAACTGGGGCGTAGAAAAGTATGATTTAGGTAATGCCTATGGTCATATCGCTTTGGGTGTGGATGATATTTACGCTACCTGTGAGACTATTAAACAACTGGGTGGTAAAGTAGTTCGAGAACCGGGACCAATGAAACATGGTTCAACCGTAATAGCTTTCGTGGAAGATCCAGATGGTTATAAAGTTGAATTGATTCAATTGAAAACTCCAGAATAG